Below is a window of Rhipicephalus sanguineus isolate Rsan-2018 chromosome 9, BIME_Rsan_1.4, whole genome shotgun sequence DNA.
ATGAATCGGCATCTCCCATCATGCTTCATTTAATTCAGGGCATTCTTTTCACTGTTAGACTtaatacacgaagcaaatttacgTGTGTATTTTTGATGCCAggaattactatgcctaaggacaggctttcgaaataaaagaaaaaggattTTGATTAGTCTGTGTCGAGGTATATGTCGATTTCCTCTGGTCCCTGCCTGTCATCATATGATATAGCAAAAGAATACTTACAATACAGAAGAGTGTCTGCGCAAACAGGTtatgcatacacgcacacaaaacAAAAGCCACAACAACAGACACCCCCTGCGGAGATGGCATTGGTGCTTGGAAAAGTGCTTCTGCGGGCATATTATACAGCAAAATGCTCTCACGGATGCGCAGTTAGAACGAAATTGAGTGTGTGTGGATACATTGTGCGCTGATGAAAGTGCCGAAACAACAGAAAGCCTCTATAATGTATTTGATGTTATCAGACACGCTACTTGCGAGACATGCACATTGGGGTATCGTCGTAGCATACGTGGCATTCTTTAAGACACCTTTCATTATGACTACGTTCTTGTATCAATGTTCACGTTGTTGGTTTCGACGAGCCCAATAGGCAGTTCCCGAGAATGCTACGCACAACAAATCTAGAGTAAAGAGTTTCCACTTGGAATTTCTCTGTACATGCAGTCCTGCTCACTAGGTTGACCTCGATGTGTTTCGTGCGTACTGAAATTGGGACATGAGGGAACACCAAGCTTATTTAAAAGAGCTAACAGCAAGTTTTTAAAGGAGGTCTCATGGTCGTGTCGGTTAGGATATTCTGGAGCTCGTCGTTAGAGAAGCTCTTTGCTTCCTCCTCTGAAGGTCTCCACCGCCACCCCACCTGCCTCCCGGTCCGGCATGCAAGCTTTCGGacaactactactacaccagAGATGCCAGGAGGGAAGTTGGCCCCCCAACACTCCTCTATGACGGCACTAAACCAATGAAGAAGATCGAAGCGGGAGAAAGCGCCAAAGGGTAACGTATCAGTCTTGACCGTTTTACTGTGGCATGTGTCATGCCGCcacagtggtacagtggttatagtgctcggctgcagacccgaaagACGCTGGTTCGGTTCCAGCCGTTGCAGTTGCAATTcaatggaggcaaagtgctagaggaCTGTGCACttattaggtgcacgttaaaaaaccccgggtgttccaaatttctggagccttccactacagcgtgctacataattatattgtggttt
It encodes the following:
- the LOC119405191 gene encoding NADH dehydrogenase [ubiquinone] 1 alpha subcomplex subunit 7: MSAHRSVSPAIRLVRDFLLGRHPNGQLRFPDEIATRSPPPPHLPPGPACKLSDNYYYTRDARREVGPPTLLYDGTKPMKKIEAGESAKG